The DNA window AGTCATTGAGATTCAGTCATCGGCGCAGAATCCAGCAGCACGCCGGACGTCTCAGCGGCCAACCAGTGCTCCCAGTCCGGAGGCCACTAAGACAGATCCCACCAAGCAGCAACTCGACCGTTATCGCGAAGCGCGCCGCCACAACTGTGAAGTGGCAAAGAAAAATCTCTACACGCTGCAGAATGTTGCGCGTATTAAAATTACCGATGCTTCAGGTGAAGTACGTCTGCTGACTGACGAAGAGAAACAGCAGCGCATTGAGGAAAGCAAAAAGCAAATCAAGGAATTTTGCGGGCCAGATCCGCTGGCCTCAAAAAAAGCTGAGGAAACAGAAGCGCCTATCCAGTAAAAGGATAGCGGCCGAGCACAATCTATCGGCTGACAGGTTTTTATTTGCCGGTCGCGCAGTAGTGGTCATGCAAAAGCTCGATCACGCGCGCCGGCAACCCCGGCACCAGCGAGTAATAAATACATTGCGCTTTCCGCTCTGTCATGACCAATCCATCCTGGCGCAATCGCGCCAAGTGTTGTGACAGCGCCGATTGGCTTAGGGCGACTCTTTCATTTAATTCAGAAACGGTCATTTTGCCTTGTGTCAGATGACAAAGGATCATAAGTCGCTGACGATTCGCCAGTGCCTTCAATACCGCCTCGGCTTGCGCCGCATTCTCGGCCATCGCTTCTAAATCAAACGCCTTTTGCATGTTCATACTAGACATCAAAATCTCTTGCATTAGAAAACTCTAATATTGTA is part of the Gammaproteobacteria bacterium genome and encodes:
- a CDS encoding ArsR family transcriptional regulator, which produces MNMQKAFDLEAMAENAAQAEAVLKALANRQRLMILCHLTQGKMTVSELNERVALSQSALSQHLARLRQDGLVMTERKAQCIYYSLVPGLPARVIELLHDHYCATGK
- a CDS encoding DUF4124 domain-containing protein — encoded protein: MRLVYVLSVITGLAIAALSLAADKMYVWKDKKGVPHYTETPPPPGIPFKVIEIQSSAQNPAARRTSQRPTSAPSPEATKTDPTKQQLDRYREARRHNCEVAKKNLYTLQNVARIKITDASGEVRLLTDEEKQQRIEESKKQIKEFCGPDPLASKKAEETEAPIQ